TGGAGAGTGTAAAGAGTGGAAGGGAGCAACTGTTGCTTGAGCAACATCTCCCAGATATCATCACTTCCCCTGCCACCAATTGTAAATTCTTCAATTAGAAATGAGATGAAATATTAATGGAGAACCCAAAACGACAAAATTGAGCTTGAAATGTTTCGATTATTGATAGTGTGCCAAAAATGAATatgaattataaaataaaatgctgAACAACAGAGAGCATGATCTGGGAAGAAGCATTCAATGAAAATGCTATGCATTTTGGCAACTGTAAAAGTTAATTGGATGCAAATGTGTATTTCAGTTTATTTGGACAgtgaatttcagtttttttatatttcattagaAGAAAGGCAGTTAAAGCGTTATTTGAAGTACATaccttgtttgttttattctcTTAAGATGACTTCATCATTCTGGCAGGAATTGGAGACTCGGACAGTCATAAATATATAGCTCTTGAAGAGAAGTGAGGTGTTGAAGTACCTCTTCTAGCAGGAATTGGAGACTCGGACagccaaaagcaaaataataCTTTGGATACCTTTATCCAAAAGCAATATTCTGATACCTTTATCGTATGATGACTTCATCATTTATCTCGATGCATTGAATGTGAGATATACTGGCCCAATGATCTTGTCCCGTCTTATTCTGATACCTTTTCTCCAGGGCAGAACAATCGGAGATGTACAGATAATAAAGAGATGGCGGCAGACCCTCTTCTGGCACGAATTGGAGACTCGGACAGCCATAAATGTATAGCCGTTGAAGAGAAGTGAGGTGTTTAAGTACCTCTCCTGGCAGGAATTCCAGACTTTTACACCTAATAATTTCTAGAGTTTCAAGAAAAGTAAGGCGTGCAAGTCCCTTTACATCCAAAGATTTCAGAGTTGAAAGTTCCGCGATGCGGAGAGTGCGAACAGTGGTAGGGAGAAGCTGTTGCTTGAGCAACGTCTCTAAGATTTCATCACTTCCCCTGCCACGAATTGTAAATTTTTCAAGGGAGACAAGTGCTTGCAAACCCCAGTTACTGTAGTCTCCCACTGACGAAGATGAAGCCCTCAGTCTCTCACAATTATTAATGTTAAAATCTCGGAGGTTGGGAGGTAAACCCCCATCTTCTGCAATTGACTCTAGATTTGGAAGATTGCTTATATTCAAATTTCCAAGGGCTGTGAGGGTGTGAATATGTTCAGGTAATGACTTCAACTTCGCGCATCCATCGAATTTCAATCGAGTCAGGTTGGGAGTGGGTAATCCTCCCTGGGGAAAACACACCAGATTTGGACAATCATAGACCTCCAGGCTATTTAGATGACTGAGAACCGCTCCTTCTTCAATCAAGCAAAGCGATTCCAGATTGTCACAGCAACCAATTTCAAGTGTCGTCAATTTGGGAAAAATGCCCAAGGGGAAGGACCTCATTGAATCACAGCTATTATATATCATCAAAAAGTGGAGTGATGTTAATTTGGCCAACATCTCTTGAGGTAGGAATTCTAATATCCTACAATCGACTATTGTAAGTGATGTCAACGAAGTGGGTAGGCCATCTTCAGGGAACGACGACAGCGTTGGACAATTCCAGAGAGACAAACTTTGAAGACGATTGATGTTGGGCAAGCACTGTATGTCATTAAAATGTTGAATGGCAAGTTGGGAGAGGAGCTTTGTCTCTAGTAATGATAACAGACCTGTTTGGCATTCACCTATTCCTAATTCTTCAAGAGAATTGTAGTTGAGACTAGTACTACTGCTAGTAGTAGCAGTGGCCCCTTGATCATGCAAAACCCCACACCAACCCACTCTAAGTTTCTTCAAGCAAGGCAGATCACAAGGCAAGCTTCCTCTCAACTTCGGACACACACTTAGGATCAGCACCTGGAGACGAGGAAAGTCTGGACCTCCACTTCCACTTGGTATCCATTCCTCCCACTCTGCCATCTCCTTAAACTCCAGTTTCTCCAGTGATTGAAATGGCTGAATTAGATACGCTCCATTTCTGCCATAGAACTCAACACCAATTGTCTTAACAAATTCCATCCTTTCTATATAGAGCTCTTTGAGAGCAGGTAGCCCCCCAACTGGTGGCAGCGACCAACAATATTTACAATTACTGAGACGCATAACTTGTATGTTAGAGAAGCATGAGTCTCCTAACCAATTCGGGAAGTTAGTTCCACCGTAAAAGTTGATGATTAGTTTCTCCAAACTAATTGAAGGCTGGAGCTTGCCAAGTACATCTCTCACTTTTTCGGAATCATCTGAGTCTTCATCGTCCCATGCCAACTCTAACTCCTTCAAATCATTCTTATTCTTCAAATTGGCTTGCACGGCATCCTTAGCATCAACTACATTTTGCAGTTTTAGAATTGAAAGTTTTCCTTGAAGATGTGGAAGCTCCCCCAATTCCCCAATGGTCGACCCAATAGATTTCCCCACAACAAAAGCAGTCAATGTTCTCAAACTTTTTAGTCTACTCATTTGTGCTGGCATCTCTGCAATTTTAGTTCCACTCACATCAAGATGACGCAAACTAATTAATTCCCACAGGTCTACAGGCAATTTAGCAAGAGACGCACAACCTCCCAGCATTAATTTCTGTAAATTTATCAATTTTCTCAAGTCTGCAGGTAATTCAATGAGAGAGGAACAATTTGACAATAGTAACGTCTGCAAATTGTACAAACTGCAAAGTACACCAGGTAACCTTTCAATTGCAGTTCTAGAGAGATCCAAATAGCGCAAGTGAATAAGATTTTTAATAGAATCAGGTAGTTGAGTGACATTACTATAACGTGACAATGATAACACCTGTAAACATCTGTGTGACGATATCAAATCTTGTACAACCTTTTTACCTAGATAATAATGCTCTTCATAAGTATTTAAAGAGGTAGGTAGGAAGGTCCGCAAACACTTAGCCCCCTTTAATGGCTCAAATTTAAGAGCAAcatcaaattttcccctaGAATATGACAAATGGCGAACTCGTTCTACATCACATGATTCCTTACCACCTTCCAACCTGGAACAAAATCCTTTAGACATGAACACAGCCAAGTCAT
The Prunus dulcis chromosome 2, ALMONDv2, whole genome shotgun sequence DNA segment above includes these coding regions:
- the LOC117617531 gene encoding putative disease resistance RPP13-like protein 1 isoform X2, which encodes MAGALIGGAFISASIQVICDRIASPEFVYLFRHKKLDQRLLMELKTTLLTLNAVLDDAEEKQIEKPNVREWLDELKHAVFDAEDLLDEINYEALRCKLQGDAQNDNFTSKMSTFLPTSRNKFYRRMNAKIQELLQKLEHFVQQKVALGLREDVGRKVSQRTPTTSLVHEPCVYGRDEAKQNLLEVLFDDASEENVSVIPIVGMGGVGKTTLARMLYNDNKVKEHFTLKAWACVSEDYDAIRVTKTLLESVTSKPCNKTDLNLLQVELSEELRGKKFLFVLDDLWNQKYTDWNCLQTPFTSGARGSKVIVTTRNKNIASFMQNVPTQPLEPLSHEDCWSLLAKHAFGNVNCSAYPSLEEIGKKIARKCNGLPLAAQTLGGLLRSRLDSEVWNRVLNNSIWDLPSEKSDILPALGLSYHYLPAKLKRCFIYCSIFPKDFEFKVEDVVFLWMAEGLISQAENGDNMEEVAKEYFDELLSRSLFQTSRKSSFVMHDLINDLAVFMSKGFCSRLEGGKESCDVERVRHLSYSRGKFDVALKFEPLKGAKCLRTFLPTSLNTYEEHYYLGKKVVQDLISSHRCLQVLSLSRYSNVTQLPDSIKNLIHLRYLDLSRTAIERLPGVLCSLYNLQTLLLSNCSSLIELPADLRKLINLQKLMLGGCASLAKLPVDLWELISLRHLDVSGTKIAEMPAQMSRLKSLRTLTAFVVGKSIGSTIGELGELPHLQGKLSILKLQNVVDAKDAVQANLKNKNDLKELELAWDDEDSDDSEKVRDVLGKLQPSISLEKLIINFYGGTNFPNWLGDSCFSNIQVMRLSNCKYCWSLPPVGGLPALKELYIERMEFVKTIGVEFYGRNGAYLIQPFQSLEKLEFKEMAEWEEWIPSGSGGPDFPRLQVLILSVCPKLRGSLPCDLPCLKKLRVGWCGVLHDQGATATTSSSTSLNYNSLEELGIGECQTGLLSLLETKLLSQLAIQHFNDIQCLPNINRLQSLSLWNCPTLSSFPEDGLPTSLTSLTIVDCRILEFLPQEMLAKLTSLHFLMIYNSCDSMRSFPLGIFPKLTTLEIGCCDNLESLCLIEEGAVLSHLNSLEVYDCPNLVCFPQGGLPTPNLTRLKFDGCAKLKSLPEHIHTLTALGNLNISNLPNLESIAEDGGLPPNLRDFNINNCERLRASSSSVGDYSNWGLQALVSLEKFTIRGRGSDEILETLLKQQLLPTTVRTLRIAELSTLKSLDVKGLARLTFLETLEIIRCKSLEFLPGEVLKHLTSLQRLYIYGCPSLQFVPEEGLPPSLYYLYISDCSALEKRYQNKTGQDHWASISHIQCIEINDEVIIRE
- the LOC117617531 gene encoding putative disease resistance RPP13-like protein 1 isoform X3, whose amino-acid sequence is MAGALIGGAFISASIQVICDRIASPEFVYLFRHKKLDQRLLMELKTTLLTLNAVLDDAEEKQIEKPNVREWLDELKHAVFDAEDLLDEINYEALRCKLQGDAQNDNFTSKMSTFLPTSRNKFYRRMNAKIQELLQKLEHFVQQKVALGLREDVGRKVSQRTPTTSLVHEPCVYGRDEAKQNLLEVLFDDASEENVSVIPIVGMGGVGKTTLARMLYNDNKVKEHFTLKAWACVSEDYDAIRVTKTLLESVTSKPCNKTDLNLLQVELSEELRGKKFLFVLDDLWNQKYTDWNCLQTPFTSGARGSKVIVTTRNKNIASFMQNVPTQPLEPLSHEDCWSLLAKHAFGNVNCSAYPSLEEIGKKIARKCNGLPLAAQTLGGLLRSRLDSEVWNRVLNNSIWDLPSEKSDILPALGLSYHYLPAKLKRCFIYCSIFPKDFEFKVEDVVFLWMAEGLISQAENGDNMEEVAKEYFDELLSRSLFQTSRKSSFVMHDLINDLAVFMSKGFCSRLEGGKESCDVERVRHLSYSRGKFDVALKFEPLKGAKCLRTFLPTSLNTYEEHYYLGKKVVQDLISSHRCLQVLSLSRYSNVTQLPDSIKNLIHLRYLDLSRTAIERLPGVLCSLYNLQTLLLSNCSSLIELPADLRKLINLQKLMLGGCASLAKLPVDLWELISLRHLDVSGTKIAEMPAQMSRLKSLRTLTAFVVGKSIGSTIGELGELPHLQGKLSILKLQNVVDAKDAVQANLKNKNDLKELELAWDDEDSDDSEKVRDVLGKLQPSISLEKLIINFYGGTNFPNWLGDSCFSNIQVMRLSNCKYCWSLPPVGGLPALKELYIERMEFVKTIGVEFYGRNGAYLIQPFQSLEKLEFKEMAEWEEWIPSGSGGPDFPRLQVLILSVCPKLRGSLPCDLPCLKKLRVGWCGVLHDQGATATTSSSTSLNYNSLEELGIGECQTGLLSLLETKLLSQLAIQHFNDIQCLPNINRLQSLSLWNCPTLSSFPEDGLPTSLTSLTIVDCRILEFLPQEMLAKLTSLHFLMIYNSCDSMRSFPLGIFPKLTTLEIGCCDNLESLCLIEEGAVLSHLNSLEVYDCPNLVCFPQGGLPTPNLTRLKFDGCAKLKSLPEHIHTLTALGNLNISNLPNLESIAEDGGLPPNLRDFNINNCERLRASSSSVGDYSNWGLQALVSLEKFTIRGRGSDEILETLLKQQLLPTTVRTLRIAELSTLKSLDVKGLARLTSLQRLYIYGCPSLQFVPEEGLPPSLYYLYISDCSALEKRYQNKTGQDHWASISHIQCIEINDEVILRE
- the LOC117617531 gene encoding putative disease resistance RPP13-like protein 1 isoform X1, which codes for MAGALIGGAFISASIQVICDRIASPEFVYLFRHKKLDQRLLMELKTTLLTLNAVLDDAEEKQIEKPNVREWLDELKHAVFDAEDLLDEINYEALRCKLQGDAQNDNFTSKMSTFLPTSRNKFYRRMNAKIQELLQKLEHFVQQKVALGLREDVGRKVSQRTPTTSLVHEPCVYGRDEAKQNLLEVLFDDASEENVSVIPIVGMGGVGKTTLARMLYNDNKVKEHFTLKAWACVSEDYDAIRVTKTLLESVTSKPCNKTDLNLLQVELSEELRGKKFLFVLDDLWNQKYTDWNCLQTPFTSGARGSKVIVTTRNKNIASFMQNVPTQPLEPLSHEDCWSLLAKHAFGNVNCSAYPSLEEIGKKIARKCNGLPLAAQTLGGLLRSRLDSEVWNRVLNNSIWDLPSEKSDILPALGLSYHYLPAKLKRCFIYCSIFPKDFEFKVEDVVFLWMAEGLISQAENGDNMEEVAKEYFDELLSRSLFQTSRKSSFVMHDLINDLAVFMSKGFCSRLEGGKESCDVERVRHLSYSRGKFDVALKFEPLKGAKCLRTFLPTSLNTYEEHYYLGKKVVQDLISSHRCLQVLSLSRYSNVTQLPDSIKNLIHLRYLDLSRTAIERLPGVLCSLYNLQTLLLSNCSSLIELPADLRKLINLQKLMLGGCASLAKLPVDLWELISLRHLDVSGTKIAEMPAQMSRLKSLRTLTAFVVGKSIGSTIGELGELPHLQGKLSILKLQNVVDAKDAVQANLKNKNDLKELELAWDDEDSDDSEKVRDVLGKLQPSISLEKLIINFYGGTNFPNWLGDSCFSNIQVMRLSNCKYCWSLPPVGGLPALKELYIERMEFVKTIGVEFYGRNGAYLIQPFQSLEKLEFKEMAEWEEWIPSGSGGPDFPRLQVLILSVCPKLRGSLPCDLPCLKKLRVGWCGVLHDQGATATTSSSTSLNYNSLEELGIGECQTGLLSLLETKLLSQLAIQHFNDIQCLPNINRLQSLSLWNCPTLSSFPEDGLPTSLTSLTIVDCRILEFLPQEMLAKLTSLHFLMIYNSCDSMRSFPLGIFPKLTTLEIGCCDNLESLCLIEEGAVLSHLNSLEVYDCPNLVCFPQGGLPTPNLTRLKFDGCAKLKSLPEHIHTLTALGNLNISNLPNLESIAEDGGLPPNLRDFNINNCERLRASSSSVGDYSNWGLQALVSLEKFTIRGRGSDEILETLLKQQLLPTTVRTLRIAELSTLKSLDVKGLARLTFLETLEIIRCKSLEFLPGEVLKHLTSLQRLYIYGCPSLQFVPEEGLPPSLYYLYISDCSALEKRYQNKTGQDHWASISHIQCIEINDEVILRE